The proteins below come from a single Serratia ficaria genomic window:
- the rluF gene encoding 23S rRNA pseudouridine(2604) synthase RluF has protein sequence MPTHSSIRLNKYISDSGICSRRHADRHIKQGNVLINGRPAAVGAQVFVGDIVQVNGQPIAPRAAEELVLIALNKPVGILTSMGKHERDNIGDLVNHSQRIFPVGRLDKASQGLIFLTNRGELVNKILRAGNNHEKEYLVTVNKPLTDEFIQGMGVGVPILGKVTQKCRVEQASPQVFRIILVQGLNRQIRRMCKYFGYEVTRLERVRIMNIELAGLPLGEWRDLTDDERITLFTLLEHSTSEAEISPGANRLSPSDIPI, from the coding sequence ACTCACTCATCCATTCGCCTCAACAAGTACATCAGCGACAGCGGTATCTGTTCCCGCCGCCATGCCGATCGCCACATCAAGCAGGGCAACGTGCTGATCAACGGCAGGCCGGCCGCCGTGGGCGCACAGGTGTTTGTCGGGGATATCGTGCAAGTGAACGGCCAGCCGATCGCGCCGCGCGCGGCGGAGGAGCTGGTGCTGATCGCACTGAACAAGCCGGTTGGCATCCTCACCAGCATGGGCAAGCACGAGCGGGATAACATCGGCGATCTGGTTAACCACAGCCAACGCATTTTCCCCGTTGGCCGGCTGGATAAGGCCTCTCAGGGGCTGATTTTCCTGACCAACCGCGGCGAACTGGTCAACAAGATCCTGCGCGCCGGCAATAATCACGAGAAAGAGTATCTGGTTACCGTCAACAAGCCGCTGACCGATGAATTTATTCAGGGCATGGGCGTGGGCGTGCCGATACTGGGCAAGGTGACCCAGAAATGCCGGGTGGAGCAAGCGTCCCCGCAGGTGTTTCGCATCATCCTGGTGCAGGGGCTTAACCGCCAAATCCGCCGCATGTGCAAATACTTTGGCTATGAAGTCACCCGGCTTGAGCGGGTGCGCATTATGAATATTGAGCTGGCGGGGTTGCCATTGGGCGAGTGGCGAGATTTGACCGATGATGAGCGAATCACGTTATTTACGCTGTTGGAGCACTCCACGTCGGAAGCAGAGATATCGCCAGGCGCCAACCGCCTGTCGCCCAGCGATATCCCGATATAA